One Populus nigra chromosome 16, ddPopNigr1.1, whole genome shotgun sequence genomic window, CATGGTCACGGGTCGGGTTGACCTAAatcagtataaaataaaatttattattattatagttttaaaacccaattcAGGGGTAAATCTGAGGCAAGGTCTGGGTCACAAGTCAGGTTGATCGTTGACCCTGTTGACCTAGGTCagtgtaaggataaaaatgattattatcataattttaaaatccgaTTTAGGAATTGACCCTATATAAGGCATGAATCACGTGTCGGGAGGGTTACCTAGGGTTGATTaagatcaatataaaataaaaatggttattatcataaatttaaaacttaattcgGGGTTCAACCTATGATAAGTCCAGAGTCACGAATCAGGAGGGTCAACTCGGGTTGACCTGAGTCAATGTAAGGATgaaagttgttattattatagttttaaaacctgacttagAAGTCGACAGGGCAAGATCTAGGTCACAGGTCGGGAGGGTCAACACTTTTTAACCCTGGTCAacttatgaataaaaaaaatattgttgtcaTAGTTTTAAGACCTAACTCGAGAGTCAATTTAAGACAAGGTTCAGGTCATTGGTCGGGAGGGTTAACTTGAATgacttaaaatttctttaaaaaccaAAGCAACTTTGTTTTGatcgaaaaaattaaaaaacaaaatcaaaaggttCTTGACCCAAGTTTTATCTTAggttaacttgttttttttgtctggTTCAGGTCGAGTTAATCCTTTCTATATTTTATCTTAAACTTGGACTAGTCCAAACTTTGGATCAACCTGTTAAGTTAATCCtggttttataattatagttattatattattattaatttcaacattcaatataaactaaattaaaaaaaaatcaaattatttttttaaaatatacaaatttgACAACAATAcatatttagaataaaataaacttttttatattttattatgttttatcatacaacaaaaatcattactATCAAATACAGGATTGTCTGtctctttttctgttttctttctatatCTTCATTGTTTCTGTTTCTTGTATCCGGAGAGAGTAACCAATCTCTACCCTAAAGAATACTCGAACGCTCGCAATCTGACTTCGATAGTGCAGATTAATTCATTTTCCTAGCTTGAACTTTCGTTAGAATGGTAGCCTTGGAGGCCTGACGTCATATGGTACTACTTGCAAGATCTCCTTTATCTAGGGCAAATTTGGCTTGTTTCTTTCACTTCTCTGAGGGTATCTTGAAGCATCTGGGATTATTTTCCTTTCCTCTTAATTGGTTTTGAGATTAGTTGATTTAATTCCcttttatagattttaaaacttgactacTTGAGAATTATAGACTATGATCATCTACAGAATATCTATTATCTGGAGATGATATCATTTACGTGTATGGACAGCAAAACACACCCACCAAACTTTTAATAACCAAAAGCACATTCTAATACATCAATCACTGGTATGGCATCAATATTTACCAGCAAAATGTAGGAGTATGAGCATCACTGGTATAGCAGCTCATGCAAAGCACATACACAATCATGTCTGTAGCAGTAGAATAAGCTagttaatattatatttcttgaaggATCAAGTACTCTTACACCGAAAGATTCGGAACACATAACATAATCATAAGTAGGAGTTCAtcagatgtatttttttttctcactgaTCTACATTTTGAGCCCTTGCATGCTGCCATCctgcaaaatcaaccaaaagaGAACCAACACatatctagctagctagcaagcTATTTCCTTTTGCTCATTAAAAAGGTTTTCCTTACCTTGGAACCACTTTGAGCTGAAGCATTATTAGCTCTTTTTTCCATAAACGCCATTGcctctttctcttcctttctccCACTTTCagcttttttgttttccttcggTTTGTTAGCTTTCATCTCCATTTGATACTTGCCAACGTGCTTATCTTCTTCCTGCTTCAAATGAGCTATGCCATGATGGCTTGGGCCAGAAGAAGCATCAGAAGCCATAGAATCATCACTGTCATCATTGTAACTTTTATTGTCACTTCCACCACCATCAGAACTATCTCCATCGTCACTGTGCTCATCgtcatcaccaccaccatcatcctgTGTTGGGGAGCCAAGATACATGGTCCACCCAGATTCACTACTGTGACACTCTTCCGCGACAAAGATTTGGGAAGACTCCATTACTGCAAGCAAGAAGTTGAAGAACAGGATGTTT contains:
- the LOC133676310 gene encoding protein SOB FIVE-LIKE 1-like; translation: MESSQIFVAEECHSSESGWTMYLGSPTQDDGGGDDDEHSDDGDSSDGGGSDNKSYNDDSDDSMASDASSGPSHHGIAHLKQEEDKHVGKYQMEMKANKPKENKKAESGRKEEKEAMAFMEKRANNASAQSGSKVRKTFLMSKRK